A DNA window from Streptomyces bacillaris contains the following coding sequences:
- a CDS encoding RNA degradosome polyphosphate kinase, producing the protein MSQQPSSEVPVQPTQPSGGPGRPSAAPAQPSVGALATHRPRAVAHPSSGNGGFSTAADLDPDLDADADAYEPDRDGDELPQGRFLDRERSWLAFNERVLELAEDPATPILERANFLAIFASNLDEFFMVRVAGLKRRIATGVATRSASGLQPREVLDLIWTRSRELMARHAACFQQDIAPALSDESIQLIRWPDLTEKEQARLFTFFRQRVFPVLTPLAVDPAHPFPYISGLSLNLAVVVRNPVSGHRHFARVKVPPLLTRFLEASPQRYVPIEDVIAAHLEELFPGMEVLAHHMFRVTRNEDLEVEEDDAENLLQALEKELMRRRFGPPVRLEVEESIDPYVLDLLVRELKVSDAEVYPLPGPLDLTGLFAIASLDRPELKYPKFIAGTHRDLAEVESASAPDIFAALRERDVLLHHPYDSFSTSVQAFLEQAAGDPDVLAIKQTLYRTSGDSPIVDALIDAAESGKQVLVLVEIKARFDEQANIKWARKLEEAGCHVVYGLVGLKTHCKLSLVVRQEGDTLRRYSHVGTGNYHPKTARLYEDLGLLTADPQVGADLSDLFNRLSGYSRRETYRRLLVAPKSLRDGLIARINKEIAHHRAGRPAYVRIKVNSMVDEAIIDACYRAAQAGVPVDIWVRGICAIRPGVAGLSENIRVRSILGRFLEHSRVFSFGNGGEPEVWFGSADMMHRNLDRRIEALVRVTDPAHRAALSRLLETGMADTTSSWHLGPDGNWTRHATDAEGQPLRHVQEMLIDARRRRRATP; encoded by the coding sequence ATGAGCCAGCAGCCCAGCTCCGAGGTCCCGGTCCAGCCCACTCAGCCGTCCGGCGGCCCCGGCCGGCCGTCCGCCGCTCCGGCCCAGCCGTCCGTCGGCGCTCTCGCCACGCACCGGCCGCGCGCCGTCGCGCATCCCTCCTCCGGCAACGGCGGCTTCTCCACCGCCGCCGATCTGGACCCCGATCTCGACGCCGACGCGGACGCGTACGAGCCCGACCGGGACGGCGACGAGCTGCCCCAGGGCCGTTTCCTGGACCGCGAGCGCTCCTGGCTCGCCTTCAACGAACGCGTGCTGGAGCTGGCCGAGGACCCGGCGACGCCGATCCTGGAGCGGGCCAACTTCCTGGCGATCTTCGCCTCGAACCTGGACGAGTTCTTCATGGTCCGGGTGGCCGGGCTCAAGCGCCGCATCGCCACCGGCGTCGCCACCCGCTCCGCCTCCGGCCTCCAGCCCCGCGAGGTCCTCGACCTCATCTGGACCCGCTCGCGCGAACTCATGGCCCGGCACGCCGCCTGCTTCCAGCAGGACATCGCCCCGGCCCTCTCCGACGAGTCGATCCAGCTCATCCGGTGGCCGGATCTGACCGAGAAGGAGCAGGCCCGCCTCTTCACCTTCTTCCGGCAGCGCGTCTTCCCCGTGCTGACCCCGCTGGCCGTCGACCCCGCGCACCCCTTCCCGTACATCTCCGGGCTCTCGCTCAATCTCGCCGTCGTCGTCCGCAACCCGGTCAGCGGCCACCGCCACTTCGCCCGGGTCAAGGTGCCGCCGCTGCTGACCCGCTTCCTGGAGGCGTCCCCGCAGCGGTACGTCCCCATCGAGGACGTCATCGCCGCCCACCTGGAGGAGCTGTTCCCGGGGATGGAGGTGCTGGCGCACCACATGTTCCGGGTCACCAGGAACGAGGACCTGGAGGTCGAGGAGGACGACGCGGAGAACCTGCTCCAGGCGCTGGAGAAGGAGCTCATGCGGCGCCGGTTCGGTCCCCCGGTGCGGCTGGAGGTCGAGGAGTCCATCGACCCGTACGTCCTGGATCTGCTGGTCCGCGAGCTGAAGGTGTCCGACGCGGAGGTCTACCCGCTGCCCGGCCCCCTGGACCTGACCGGCCTCTTCGCCATCGCCTCGCTGGACCGGCCGGAGCTGAAGTACCCGAAGTTCATCGCGGGCACCCACCGGGACCTGGCCGAGGTGGAGTCCGCCTCCGCGCCCGACATCTTCGCCGCCCTGCGCGAGCGGGACGTGCTGCTCCACCACCCGTACGACTCGTTCTCCACCTCCGTCCAGGCCTTCCTGGAGCAGGCGGCGGGCGACCCGGACGTGCTGGCCATCAAGCAGACGCTGTACCGCACCTCCGGCGACTCCCCGATAGTGGACGCCCTCATCGACGCGGCCGAGTCCGGCAAGCAGGTCCTCGTCCTCGTCGAGATCAAGGCCCGCTTCGACGAGCAGGCCAACATCAAGTGGGCCCGCAAGCTGGAGGAGGCGGGCTGCCATGTCGTCTACGGCCTCGTCGGGCTGAAGACCCACTGCAAGCTCTCGCTCGTCGTCCGCCAGGAAGGCGACACGCTGCGCCGCTACTCGCACGTCGGCACGGGCAACTACCACCCCAAGACCGCCCGGTTGTACGAGGACCTCGGCCTGCTCACGGCGGACCCGCAGGTCGGGGCGGACCTCTCCGACCTGTTCAACCGGCTCTCCGGCTACTCCCGCCGCGAGACCTACCGGCGCCTCCTGGTCGCCCCGAAGTCCCTGCGCGACGGGCTGATCGCCCGGATCAACAAGGAGATCGCCCACCACCGCGCCGGGCGCCCCGCCTACGTACGCATCAAGGTCAACTCGATGGTCGACGAAGCGATCATCGACGCCTGCTACCGGGCGGCCCAGGCGGGCGTGCCCGTCGACATCTGGGTGCGCGGGATCTGCGCCATCCGCCCCGGGGTCGCCGGGCTCTCGGAGAACATCCGGGTCCGCTCCATACTCGGGCGCTTCCTCGAACACTCCCGGGTCTTCTCGTTCGGCAACGGCGGCGAGCCCGAGGTGTGGTTCGGCAGCGCCGACATGATGCACCGCAACCTCGACCGCCGGATCGAAGCCCTCGTCCGGGTCACCGACCCCGCCCACCGCGCCGCACTCAGCCGACTCCTGGAGACCGGTATGGCCGACACCACCTCTTCCTGGCACCTGGGCCCCGACGGCAACTGGACCCGGCACGCCACGGACGCGGAGGGGCAGCCGCTGCGGCACGTCCAGGAGATGCTCATCGATGCCCGGAGGCGCAGGCGTGCGACGCCCTGA
- a CDS encoding CHAD domain-containing protein, with protein MRRPDHPTTTRPTAVNGALPGPESPESPEAREALEADGPGGGGPGAGVPERTVPGAGAPEAGVPERAVPDRTASKRAFPDRTVPEAGASKRTVPEAGAPEAGGPDHVVPGPTAAPPLPADGVTAEAVLAPYLQGQAADFLRSLRLHREHSAPSDAGGQGAEAAARALRRSARRISGSLHTFRTVLDPAWADHLRTELAWLSGTLAREHAYAGRLTRLLDALHQLSGATLPAARGTKPAAKPATKPGTQPATTAAARTAGAPEAQGRAVLGVGAARAGALLERQLTLARTRAHSAALQALGSSRFHAVADAVALLASEVPLAPGTTGRGTEALLEPAERAEQRLLAAVVALPADESAEPYNEAQDAAWHQARLLLRLHRYAHEVVLGAADPVLTGAGHALDLHRDAAEAAAAAAAAARTPRIAPATAYALGVLHADQRHEVEAARAVFRETWPYATAMTAP; from the coding sequence GTGCGACGCCCTGACCACCCGACGACGACCCGCCCCACCGCCGTGAACGGGGCCCTGCCGGGCCCGGAGTCCCCGGAATCCCCCGAGGCCCGTGAGGCCCTGGAGGCTGACGGTCCGGGGGGCGGCGGCCCGGGCGCCGGAGTTCCGGAGCGTACGGTTCCGGGAGCCGGAGCCCCGGAGGCCGGGGTGCCGGAGCGCGCGGTCCCGGACCGTACGGCCTCGAAGCGCGCGTTCCCGGACCGTACGGTCCCGGAGGCCGGGGCTTCGAAGCGTACGGTTCCGGAGGCCGGGGCTCCGGAGGCAGGCGGCCCGGACCATGTGGTTCCAGGCCCCACCGCCGCCCCTCCCCTCCCCGCCGACGGCGTGACCGCCGAGGCCGTGCTCGCGCCCTACCTCCAGGGGCAGGCGGCGGACTTCCTGCGCAGCCTGCGGCTCCACCGCGAGCACAGCGCCCCCTCGGACGCGGGCGGCCAGGGGGCCGAGGCGGCGGCCCGGGCCCTGCGGCGCTCGGCCCGGCGCATCAGCGGCTCGCTCCACACCTTCCGCACCGTCCTCGACCCGGCCTGGGCCGACCACCTCCGTACCGAACTGGCCTGGCTCTCCGGCACCCTCGCCCGCGAACACGCGTACGCCGGCCGGCTCACCCGCCTCCTCGACGCCCTGCACCAGCTCTCGGGGGCCACCCTCCCGGCGGCACGCGGGACGAAGCCCGCCGCGAAGCCCGCCACCAAGCCAGGCACACAACCGGCCACGACGGCCGCCGCCCGGACCGCCGGAGCCCCGGAGGCCCAGGGCCGGGCCGTCCTCGGCGTCGGGGCGGCCCGCGCCGGGGCCCTGCTGGAACGCCAGCTCACCCTGGCCCGGACCCGGGCCCACTCCGCCGCGCTCCAGGCCCTCGGCTCCTCCCGCTTCCACGCGGTCGCCGACGCGGTGGCGCTCCTCGCCTCCGAGGTCCCGCTGGCCCCCGGCACCACCGGCCGGGGCACCGAAGCGCTGCTGGAGCCCGCCGAACGCGCCGAGCAGCGGCTGCTCGCGGCGGTGGTCGCCCTCCCGGCCGACGAGTCGGCGGAGCCGTACAACGAGGCGCAGGACGCGGCCTGGCACCAGGCCCGGCTGCTGCTGCGGCTGCACCGGTACGCCCACGAGGTCGTCCTCGGTGCCGCCGACCCGGTCCTCACCGGCGCCGGGCACGCCCTGGACCTGCACCGGGACGCGGCGGAGGCGGCCGCGGCGGCGGCAGCGGCGGCCCGCACCCCACGGATCGCCCCGGCCACCGCGTACGCCCTCGGGGTGCTCCACGCGGACCAGCGGCACGAGGTGGAGGCCGCGCGGGCGGTGTTCCGGGAGACCTGGCCGTACGCGACGGCCATGACGGCCCCATGA
- a CDS encoding NUDIX hydrolase has product MSAPGQRHRTQDDTVLAAGCVLWRRSPGGGVEVCLVHRPKYDDLSFPKGKLKRGEDPLAAAVREVLEETGHHCAPGRRLPTARYLVEGRPKEVSYWAAEATGGAFEPNDEVDRVLWLAPEAALVRLTQPRDREQLTALLDTLPGTLPDALPES; this is encoded by the coding sequence ATGAGCGCCCCCGGACAGCGCCACCGCACCCAGGACGACACCGTCCTGGCGGCGGGCTGTGTCCTGTGGCGGCGCTCTCCGGGAGGCGGCGTGGAGGTGTGCCTGGTACACCGGCCGAAGTACGACGATCTCTCCTTCCCCAAAGGGAAGCTGAAGCGCGGCGAGGACCCGCTCGCCGCCGCCGTACGGGAGGTCCTGGAGGAAACCGGCCACCACTGCGCCCCGGGCCGCCGCCTCCCCACCGCCCGGTATCTCGTGGAGGGCCGCCCCAAGGAGGTCTCCTACTGGGCCGCCGAGGCGACGGGCGGCGCTTTCGAGCCCAACGACGAGGTGGACCGCGTGCTGTGGCTGGCCCCCGAGGCCGCCCTCGTACGCCTCACCCAGCCGCGCGACCGCGAGCAGCTCACGGCCCTGCTCGACACGCTCCCCGGCACGCTTCCCGACGCCCTCCCCGAGAGCTGA
- the pstS gene encoding phosphate ABC transporter substrate-binding protein PstS: MKLQRKNRLRATALGALAVSGALVLTACGSDDNTGGSSTPGSGDKTTAASNIDCGKAKGQLRASGSSAQKNAMDLWVKNYMAACSGVEINYNSSSSGEGIVAFNQGTVGFAGSDSALKPEEVTESKKACKTGQGINLPMVGGPVAIGYNLEGVDKLTLDAPTLAKIFDTKIKKWNDPAIAKLNEGVDLPDKAIQAFHRSEDSGTTQNLGKYLGAAAPNEWKYEAEKKWPAPGGQAASGSSGVAAQVKQVDGAIGYFELSFAKSQNISTVAIDNGGSAPAEATSENASKAIAAAKVKGTGKDLALELDYTTKADGAYPLVLVTYEVVCDTGNKPETLDTVKSFLSYAASDDGQKILTDAGYAPIPAEINTKVRETINGLS; the protein is encoded by the coding sequence GTGAAGCTTCAGCGCAAGAACCGGCTTCGTGCCACCGCGCTCGGTGCCCTCGCCGTCTCCGGCGCCCTGGTCCTCACGGCGTGCGGTTCGGACGACAACACCGGCGGGTCCTCCACGCCCGGCAGCGGCGACAAGACCACCGCCGCGTCGAACATCGACTGCGGCAAGGCCAAGGGCCAGCTCCGCGCCTCCGGCTCCAGCGCTCAGAAGAACGCCATGGACCTCTGGGTCAAGAACTACATGGCCGCCTGCTCCGGTGTGGAGATCAACTACAACTCCTCCTCCTCCGGTGAGGGCATCGTCGCCTTCAACCAGGGCACTGTCGGCTTCGCCGGCTCCGACTCCGCGCTGAAGCCGGAAGAGGTCACCGAATCGAAGAAGGCCTGCAAGACCGGCCAGGGCATCAACCTCCCGATGGTCGGCGGCCCGGTCGCGATCGGCTACAACCTGGAGGGTGTCGACAAGCTCACGCTGGACGCCCCGACCCTCGCCAAGATCTTCGACACGAAGATCAAGAAGTGGAACGACCCGGCGATCGCCAAGCTCAACGAGGGCGTCGACCTGCCGGACAAGGCCATCCAGGCCTTCCACCGCTCCGAGGACTCCGGCACCACGCAGAACCTCGGCAAGTACCTCGGCGCCGCCGCTCCGAACGAGTGGAAGTACGAGGCCGAGAAGAAGTGGCCGGCCCCCGGTGGCCAGGCCGCGTCCGGCTCCTCCGGCGTCGCCGCCCAGGTGAAGCAGGTCGACGGCGCGATCGGCTACTTCGAGCTCTCGTTCGCCAAGTCCCAGAACATCTCCACGGTCGCCATCGACAACGGTGGCTCGGCCCCGGCCGAGGCCACCTCGGAGAACGCCTCCAAGGCCATCGCCGCCGCCAAGGTCAAGGGCACCGGCAAGGACCTGGCCCTGGAGCTGGACTACACCACCAAGGCCGACGGTGCCTACCCGCTGGTCCTGGTCACGTACGAGGTGGTCTGCGACACCGGCAACAAGCCCGAGACGCTCGACACCGTCAAGTCCTTCCTCTCCTACGCCGCCTCCGACGACGGCCAGAAGATCCTGACGGACGCGGGCTACGCACCGATCCCGGCCGAGATCAACACCAAGGTCCGCGAGACCATCAACGGCCTCTCGTAA